The following are encoded together in the Culex pipiens pallens isolate TS chromosome 1, TS_CPP_V2, whole genome shotgun sequence genome:
- the LOC120417025 gene encoding uncharacterized protein LOC120417025, whose translation MAPKPKPDVPADCVVCGKAKGDDAETVECEACRLWAHLACAGETGKVENYFCPNCSQSLQVPKTRKNAKKPKSDAGTTSGAADLPKDVLEQLELERVEREKKMAQEVMIRMKRIEMEKSFAEQELRIEREMQEREFAAANEVRALKLKMEQEFLDRQKAAEEEFLAKQKEMKKLIKKSKQKLEKAAVDPPAGKGEGAGAGSTDTPKGVLGKPKLPVPKLSDSDPDSSGDESDEKEDPTTPVSGSREVSNGPGKPVTKLTKEQLAARQAMSRHLPKFSGEPEVWPLFISSFKYTTEACGFTNVDNLKRLVDCLEGPALTLVQGRLVLPDAVPDVIEDLRHMFGRPEKLLRALLQKVRNAPAPTSENLDTFIHFGITIKQLCDHLEVSGMKDHLNNPMLVQELVERLPTSHQLDWVRYRRGKVNTPLRMLSDFLSELVEDVSEVAEFAALSLQEPTKVHGGKGKRNEFVHLHEATREKAAGGRTSMACYVCKQTNHLIRNCSEFRGMRVPERMKTVERLKLCTVCLSSHGNSACHSKMRCQIGNCRGQHHPLLHREEAARQFQRVDCNTHKVDGGVIFRTIPITMYAGSKAFNTLAFLDEGSSSTLMEEYVANKLGVQGKLEPLVVSWTAEIDRHENQSRRVSLTLAARGSREMFQLENVRTVSKLQLPQQDVRFKEVQKRYGHLAGVQVAEQAKEKPTILIGLDNIHLFAPLESRIGQQGEPIAVRSKLGWTVYGPDTPKPLVHTFLNLHVVKPASNQELHDMMRDQYVLDEAGVASFSVPESAEEQRAKKILETTTKRTGERFETGLLWREDERRFPDSYPMATRRLQALERKLDKNPTLKQNVSQQIAEYQSKGYAHKATAEELKTPSNAVWYLPLNVVLNPRKPDKTRLVWDAAASVRGVSLNSQLLKGPDMLVPLPRVVCRFRERPIALGGDIQEMYHQIRIREEDKQAQRFLFRENPADAPQVYVMDVATFGSACSPSSAQFVKNLNADQYAEEFPEAAAAIKERHYVDDYYDSVDTVEEAIRRANEVKFIHSKGGFNIRNWVSNSKKVLDAMGERSVKTSVHFNQEKSAFYERVLGIVWEPDQDVFCFAVASKPEFRDVLAGERRPTKRIVLSVVMAQFDPAGFLGPITILGKILVQDLWRTGCEWDEMIDELAFQRWLRWINILADAKHFKLPRCYFGNARWDEIEEIQLHIFADAGDKAYGCVAYFRAIVRGEVVVALVMSRSKVAPLKMLSIPRLELESCVLAARMSQAIHDNHSFPISKTFFWTDSAVVLSWIRSDQRRYKQFVGFRIGAILSMTSLMDWNFVPTQHNIADILTKWGKDPNVRPDSPWVCCPRFIHDQQVNWPKKSLPPPNTTEELRVHLLLHDVKVVDTIVEVNHFSRWTMLVRTMACAHRFVSNLKRKTKGLPMETLRATKAQAKMLRPTTVPSVRVALQQDEYKQAEVYLLKMVQAESFIDEVKVLTRNKDRPADQWLALEKSSPLYKLTPLVDEDGLLRMEGRTENAEFLPFDLRFPVILPKDHHVTRMIVQHYHQKFGHGYRETIKNELRQRFFILGVNNLVRQVAAACVWCKVHRNQPLVPRMAALPVQRITPNLRPFSYVGVDYLGPLDVSVGRRSEKRWVALFTCFVTRAVHLEVAYGLTAQTCLMAIRRFICRRGPPVEFFSDNGTNFRGASKELVETVRSIGNDCAEVLTTSRTKWTFNPPAAPHMGGVWERLVRSVKEALEALDDGRRLTDEILVTCLAEAEDMINSRPLTYVAQESSQAEALTPNHFIRGVSPNEPNTVPPSPHPAEALRDAYKRSQQLADVMWQRWIKEYVPSVNQRTKWFGESRPLKAGDLVYIVDGKNRKSWIRGVVEEPIVSGDGRIRQAWVRTSSGLVKRATARLAVLEIEGKPASEASEPGLRAGGC comes from the coding sequence ATGGCCCCCAAACCCAAGCCGGATGTTCCTGCCGACTGCGTAGTCTGCGGCAAAGCGAAGGGTGACGACGCTGAGACGGTGGAGTGCGAAGCTTGCCGGCTTTGGGCACATTTGGCGTGCGCTGGAGAAACGGGAAAAGTTGAGAACTACTTTTGCCCGAACTGTTCTCAGTCGCTGCAAGTGCCAAAGACCCGGAAGAACGCCAAGAAGCCGAAGAGCGATGCGGGCACTACTTCCGGCGCTGCTGACCTGCCAAAGGACGTGCTGGAACAGTTGGAGTTGGAACGAGTTGAGCGGGAGAAGAAGATGGCCCAGGAGGTGATGATCCGTATGAAGCGGATCGAGATGGAGAAGAGTTTTGCCGAGCAGGAGCTCCGGATCGAGAGAGAGATGCAGGAGAGGGAGTTTGCGGCGGCGAACGAGGTGCGCGCGCTGAAGCTCAAGATGGAGCAGGAGTTTTTGGATAGGCAGAAGGCTGCGGAGGAAGAGTTCCTCGCGAAGCAGAAGGAGATGAAGAAGCTCATCAAGAAGAGCAAGCAGAAGCTTGAGAAGGCCGCGGTGGATCCACCGGCTGGCAAGGGCGAGGGAGCGGGCGCGGGCTCGACGGACACTCCGAAGGGGGTTCTAGGAAAGCCGAAGTTACCCGTCCCCAAACTCAGCGATTCCGATCCCGACAGCAGTGGTGATGAGAGCGACGAGAAGGAGGACCCGACGACACCGGTTTCCGGATCGCGCGAGGTCTCTAACGGGCCGGGGAAACCGGTCACGAAGTTGACGAAGGAGCAGTTGGCGGCTAGACAAGCCATGTCGCGACATCTGCCGAAGTTCTCCGGGGAGCCGGAGGTGTGGCCTCTCTTCATAAGCAGCTTCAAGTACACCACTGAAGCCTGCGGATTCACGAACGTAGACAACTTGAAGAGGTTGGTGGACTGTCTCGAAGGGCCAGCGCTGACGTTGGTGCAAGGTCGGCTCGTGCTGCCGGACGCGGTACCGGATGTCATCGAAGACTTGCGACACATGTTTGGCCGGCCGGAGAAGCTGCTTCGGGCGCTTTTGCAGAAGGTCCGGAACGCGCCAGCTCCCACGAGCGAAAATCTCGACACGTTCATCCATTTCGGGATCACCATCAAGCAACTGTGTGATCACCTGGAAGTGTCGGGCATGAAGGACCATCTGAACAACCCGATGCTGGTCCAGGAGCTGGTTGAAAGGTTGCCGACAAGTCATCAGCTCGACTGGGTGCGCTACAGGCGGGGAAAGGTCAACACTCCGCTGAGAATGCTGTCCGACTTCTTGTCGGAACTGGTCGAGGACGTGTCGGAGGTGGCCGAGTTTGCGGCGCTCTCGCTTCAGGAGCCGACGAAAGTACATGGCGGGAAGGGCAAGCGGAACGAGTTCGTGCACCTGCACGAAGCGACGAGAGAGAAAGCGGCGGGTGGCAGAACGAGCATGGCTTGCTACgtttgtaaacaaaccaacCACTTGATACGGAACTGTAGCGAGTTCAGAGGAATGCGGGTGCCTGAGCGCATGAAGACCGTGGAGCGCTTGAAGCTGTGCACGGTGTGCTTGAGCAGCCATGGCAACAGCGCGTGCCATTCGAAGATGCGCTGCCAGATCGGAAATTGTCGAGGACAACATCATCCGCTACTTCACCGCGAGGAAGCTGCGAGGCAGTTCCAACGGGTTGACTGCAACACGCACAAGGTCGACGGCGGGGTGATCTTCCGGACAATTCCGATCACCATGTACGCGGGGAGCAAGGCGTTCAACACTCTGGCGTTTTTGGACGAAGGATCGTCGAGTACACTCATGGAGGAGTACGTGGCCAACAAGCTGGGAGTGCAAGGAAAGCTGGAGCCGCTGGTCGTGTCCTGGACAGCCGAGATCGATCGGCACGAGAACCAATCTCGTCGCGTGAGCCTGACGCTTGCGGCCAGAGGTTCGAGAGAGATGTTCCAGTTGGAGAACGTACGGACGGTTTCGAAGCTGCAGTTGCCGCAGCAAGATGTGAGGTTTAAGGAGGTGCAGAAGCGGTACGGTCATCTGGCGGGCGTACAGGTTGCAGAGCAGGCCAAGGAGAAACCGACCATCTTGATCGGTCTTGACAACATCCATCTCTTCGCGCCGCTGGAATCAAGAATCGGTCAACAAGGCGAACCGATTGCAGTCCGTTCGAAGCTCGGCTGGACCGTGTACGGACCTGATACACCCAAGCCCTTGGTGCATACGTTCCTGAATCTGCATGTCGTCAAGCCGGCCAGCAACCAAGAACTCCACGACATGATGAGGGACCAGTACGTTCTGGACGAAGCTGGTGTTGCGTCGTTTTCGGTGCCGGAGTCTGCCGAAGAGCAACGAGCGAAGAAGATCTTGGAGACGACGACGAAGCGCACCGGAGAGCGGTTCGAAACCGGTCTGCTATGGCGCGAGGACGAGCGACGATTCCCGGACAGCTACCCGATGGCAACGCGGCGGCTGCAGGCGTTGGAGAGGAAGCTGGACAAGAACCCGACGTTGAAGCAAAACGTCTCTCAACAGATCGCGGAGTACCAGAGCAAGGGGTACGCGCACAAAGCAACGGCCGAGGAGCTGAAGACGCCCAGCAACGCCGTTTGGTATCTGCCACTGAACGTCGTCCTGAACCCTCGGAAGCCGGACAAGACAAGACTGGTTTGGGACGCGGCGGCGTCGGTGCGGGGTGTCTCGCTGAACTCACAGCTGCTCAAGGGACCGGACATGTTGGTGCCGCTGCCACGAGTTGTGTGTCGTTTCCGGGAGAGACCGATCGCGCTGGGTGGGGACATCCAAGAAATGTACCATCAGATCAGGATCAGAGAGGAGGACAAGCAAGCTCAACGCTTCCTGTTCCGCGAGAACCCTGCCGACGCTCCGCAGGTGTACGTCATGGACGTTGCAACTTTCGGGTCGGCTTGCTCCCCAAGTTCGGCTCAGTTCGTGAAGAACCTGAACGCGGACCAGTATGCGGAGGAGTTCCCGGAGGCAGCTGCGGCGATTAAGGAGCGACACTACGTGGACGATTACTACGACTCGGTGGACACGGTCGAGGAAGCGATTCGGCGGGCCAACGAGGTGAAGTTCATCCACTCGAAAGGAGGTTTCAACATCCGGAACTGGGTGTCGAACTCGAAGAAGGTGCTGGACGCGATGGGAGAACGAAGCGTGAAGACATCCGTGCACTTCAACCAGGAAAAGTCGGCTTTCTACGAGCGTGTACTCGGCATAGTCTGGGAACCGGATCAGGACGTGTTCTGTTTCGCGGTGGCCTCGAAGCCGGAGTTCCGCGACGTTCTGGCGGGAGAGCGACGTCCGACCAAGCGGATCGTGCTGAGTGTGGTCATGGCGCAATTCGATCCAGCGGGATTCCTCGGACCGATCACCATTCTCGGGAAGATCCTGGTGCAAGATCTGTGGCGCACGGGGTGCGAGTGGGACGAAATGATCGACGAGCTGGCTTTCCAGAGGTGGCTGCGTTGGATCAACATTTTGGCGGACGCGAAGCACTTCAAACTACCAAGGTGCTACTTCGGGAACGCGCGGTGGGACGAGATTGAGGAGATTCAGCTGCACATCTTCGCGGATGCGGGCGACAAGGCATACGGATGCGTGGCGTATTTCCGGGCGATTGTCCGGGGCGAAGTGGTGGTGGCGCTGGTGATGAGTCGGTCCAAGGTGGCGCCGCTGAAAATGCTGTCCATCCCGCGTCTGGAGCTGGAGTCGTGTGTACTTGCGGCGCGCATGTCCCAGGCGATTCACGACAACCACAGTTTCCCGATCAGCAAGACCTTTTTCTGGACTGATTCGGCGGTCGTCCTGTCGTGGATCCGCTCCGATCAGCGTCGCTACAAACAGTTCGTCGGGTTTCGGATCGGTGCCATTTTGAGCATGACGTCGCTGATGGATTGGAACTTCGTACCAACGCAACACAACATCGCCGACATCCTGACGAAGTGGGGTAAGGATCCGAACGTCCGGCCTGACAGTCCGTGGGTCTGCTGCCCGAGGTTCATCCACGACCAGCAAGTAAACTGGCCGAAGAAAAGCTTGCCCCCACCGAACACCACGGAGGAACTTCGCGTGCATCTTCTTCTACACGACGTGAAGGTGGTGGACACCATCGTGGAGGTGAACCACTTCTCAAGGTGGACGATGTTGGTGAGGACCATGGCGTGCGCTCACCGTTTCGTGTCGAACCTCAAGCGGAAAACGAAAGGGCTGCCGATGGAGACGCTGCGTGCGACGAAGGCGCAGGCGAAGATGCTGAGACCGACGACGGTACCGTCGGTTCGAGTTGCGTTGCAGCAAGACGAGTACAAGCAGGCGGAGGTGTACCTGCTGAAGATGGTGCAGGCGGAGAGCTTCATCGACGAGGTGAAAGTGCTGACCAGGAACAAGGATCGTCCGGCGGATCAGTGGCTCGCCCTCGAAAAGTCAAGTCCGCTGTACAAGCTGACTCCACTGGTCGACGAAGACGGCCTGCTGCGGATGGAAGGGAGAACCGAGAACGCGGAGTTTCTGCCTTTCGATCTGAGATTCCCAGTGATTCTACCGAAGGATCACCACGTCACCCGGATGATTGTCCAGCACTACCATCAGAAGTTCGGGCACGGATACCGCGAGACGATCAAGAACGAACTGCGCCAGCGATTCTTCATTCTGGGGGTCAACAATCTAGTTCGACAAGTGGCGGCGGCGTGCGTCTGGTGCAAGGTGCACCGCAATCAGCCGTTGGTGCCAAGGATGGCGGCGCTTCCTGTGCAACGCATCACACCGAATCTTCGCCCGTTCAGCTACGTCGGGGTTGATTACCTGGGTCCGCTCGACGTGTCAGTTGGACGCCGGTCCGAGAAGCGCTGGGTAGCGCTGTTCACATGCTTCGTTACGCGCGCGGTGCATCTGGAGGTGGCGTATGGGCTGACGGCACAAACGTGTCTGATGGCGATTCGTCGTTTCATCTGTCGTCGAGGCCCTCCGGTCGAATTCTTCTCCGACAACGGAACGAACTTTCGGGGCGCGAGCAAGGAGCTGGTGGAGACGGTGCGGAGCATCGGGAACGACTGCGCCGAGGTGCTGACAACGTCGCGAACGAAGTGGACCTTCAACCCACCCGCTGCACCCCACATGGGGGGTGTCTGGGAGCGTCTGGTCCGCTCTGTGAAGGAGGCGCTGGAGGCGTTGGACGACGGGCGGCGGCTGACGGACGAGATTCTGGTGACCTGTCTGGCGGAGGCGGAGGACATGATAAACTCACGTCCGCTCACGTACGTGGCTCAAGAATCGTCGCAGGCGGAGGCCCTCACACCAAATCACTTCATCCGAGGAGTTTCACCGAACGAACCCAACACGGTCCCGCCATCCCCTCACCCTGCAGAAGCTCTACGTGACGCCTACAAGCGGTCGCAACAGTTGGCAGATGTGATGTGGCAGCGCTGGATCAAGGAGTACGTGCCGTCGGTGAATCAACGCACGAAGTGGTTCGGTGAGTCGAGGCCGCTGAAGGCGGGCGACCTGGTCTACATCGTCGACGGGAAGAACAGGAAGTCCTGGATCCGCGGAGTGGTCGAAGAGCCGATCGTGTCCGGCGACGGGAGGATTCGCCAAGCATGGGTGCGAACCAGCAGCGGGCTGGTGAAGCGCGCGACAGCGAGGCTGGCCGTGCTGGAGATCGAGGGTAAACCTGCTTCAGAAGCCTCGGAACCGGGTTTACGGGCCGGGGGATGTTGA